One part of the Mariniblastus fucicola genome encodes these proteins:
- the tsaD gene encoding tRNA (adenosine(37)-N6)-threonylcarbamoyltransferase complex transferase subunit TsaD, translated as MILLTLETTCDETAAAIVNDSLKVLSGVVASQAKLHEIYKGVVPEIAARAHVERILPVIDETLKAADLTLDDIDAIAVANTPGLSGSLLVGLTAAKALCFAKDIPLIAVNHLHAHVYACQFASETPIYPCVGLVVSGGHTHLYHYESAIESRFLGGTIDDAAGEAFDKVASMLGLPYPGGPSISKVAVDGDKDAIKFPRSFLKEDRIAFSFSGLKTAVRYAITGPGKFDLDNVSLTPERVADLAASFQQAVVDCLVAKSVQAVEQCAAKDAPRRLCVGGGVAANRVFREQLKQQCELKNIELHFAALEHCTDNAVMGAIAVERFKAGLFEDMSLDILPGLIREPKAG; from the coding sequence ATGATCCTGCTGACACTGGAAACAACTTGTGACGAAACGGCTGCGGCTATCGTCAACGACAGTTTGAAAGTTCTGTCTGGCGTCGTCGCTTCCCAAGCAAAGCTGCACGAAATCTACAAAGGCGTCGTACCCGAAATCGCAGCCCGGGCTCACGTCGAACGGATCTTGCCCGTAATCGACGAAACGCTTAAGGCAGCTGATCTGACACTCGACGACATTGATGCGATCGCTGTCGCCAATACGCCTGGTCTTTCGGGCTCTTTGCTGGTCGGACTGACTGCGGCCAAAGCGTTATGCTTTGCCAAAGACATACCTTTGATCGCCGTGAACCACCTGCACGCACATGTGTACGCTTGCCAGTTCGCCAGCGAGACTCCGATCTATCCGTGCGTCGGACTGGTCGTCAGCGGAGGCCACACGCATCTATATCACTACGAAAGCGCCATCGAGAGCCGGTTTCTGGGTGGAACGATCGACGACGCCGCGGGAGAAGCTTTCGACAAAGTCGCCAGTATGTTGGGATTGCCGTACCCGGGTGGCCCGTCGATCTCGAAAGTCGCCGTCGACGGTGACAAAGATGCGATCAAGTTTCCGCGCAGCTTTTTGAAAGAGGATCGCATCGCGTTCAGCTTCAGCGGACTCAAGACCGCGGTCCGCTATGCGATCACGGGACCCGGGAAATTTGATCTGGACAATGTGTCGTTGACGCCAGAGCGAGTCGCCGACCTTGCGGCAAGTTTCCAACAAGCGGTGGTTGATTGTTTGGTCGCCAAAAGCGTTCAGGCGGTTGAACAGTGTGCCGCGAAAGACGCGCCACGAAGACTCTGTGTCGGCGGCGGTGTGGCAGCAAATCGTGTCTTTCGCGAACAGCTAAAACAACAGTGCGAGCTGAAGAATATTGAATTGCATTTTGCAGCCCTTGAGCATTGCACCGACAACGCGGTGATGGGCGCAATCGCGGTCGAGCGTTTCAAAGCTGGACTGTTTGAGGACATGAGTCTGGACATTTTGCCGGGCTTGATCCGCGAACCGAAGGCAGGGTAG
- a CDS encoding PEP-CTERM sorting domain-containing protein (PEP-CTERM proteins occur, often in large numbers, in the proteomes of bacteria that also encode an exosortase, a predicted intramembrane cysteine proteinase. The presence of a PEP-CTERM domain at a protein's C-terminus predicts cleavage within the sorting domain, followed by covalent anchoring to some some component of the (usually Gram-negative) cell surface. Many PEP-CTERM proteins exhibit an unusual sequence composition that includes large numbers of potential glycosylation sites. Expression of one such protein has been shown restore the ability of a bacterium to form floc, a type of biofilm.), which yields MKAIAYLLLSAAIFGIFSSHACYATADIVVTSRTSRAFFDVLSGVGPRSNRLRETPAVEEGLTAPFAYNFSHSGIEMFDNGSIAGTASATGSYDHAVDIEWASELLDVNYLGEIAGEATSFGDGSAFADMRAEMTLEFTVDVPTDYVFDLQISNQFGDAESTFTLRHTDIGTNLHSINTFGDHYFEGTLAAGNYRLIANSIGSDFDDQSSMASDAVFQFQVGTGVPEPSGGLVLCSLAGIVAVRRRRSCSILDS from the coding sequence ATGAAAGCCATCGCATACCTGCTGCTGTCCGCAGCAATCTTCGGGATCTTCAGCTCGCACGCGTGTTATGCGACAGCCGACATTGTTGTGACCAGTCGCACCAGCCGCGCATTTTTTGATGTGTTGTCCGGCGTTGGGCCACGAAGCAACCGCTTGCGAGAGACGCCAGCTGTCGAAGAGGGATTGACCGCGCCGTTCGCATACAACTTCTCGCACAGCGGGATTGAGATGTTCGACAACGGATCGATAGCTGGAACGGCAAGTGCAACAGGCTCGTACGATCATGCGGTTGACATCGAATGGGCGTCTGAACTGTTGGACGTCAACTATTTGGGCGAAATCGCTGGCGAAGCAACGAGCTTTGGTGATGGGTCGGCGTTCGCGGACATGCGAGCCGAAATGACTCTGGAGTTTACTGTCGACGTTCCAACAGACTACGTTTTCGATCTGCAAATCAGCAACCAGTTTGGCGACGCGGAATCGACGTTCACCCTCAGACATACCGATATCGGAACGAACCTCCACAGCATTAACACGTTCGGCGACCACTATTTTGAAGGCACGTTGGCCGCCGGAAACTATCGCCTGATCGCGAATTCCATCGGCAGCGACTTCGACGATCAGTCCAGCATGGCAAGTGACGCTGTGTTTCAATTCCAAGTCGGAACAGGCGTTCCGGAGCCCTCAGGTGGACTCGTCCTGTGCAGCCTTGCTGGAATTGTGGCGGTCCGACGTCGCCGAAGCTGCTCGATTCTGGACAGTTGA
- a CDS encoding group I truncated hemoglobin — MDTLFDQIGGRPSIEKMVTAFYQRVLSDPILSPFFANVEIEKLQKMQVAFFTIALGGEEPKKMTSLAEVHRGRGIERQHLTRFTELLIETLEEVGIPEDAAKKVYERIAKYSGEVLGDSTVDG; from the coding sequence ATGGATACACTTTTTGATCAAATCGGCGGACGTCCCAGCATCGAGAAAATGGTGACGGCTTTCTATCAACGAGTTCTTTCCGATCCAATCCTGTCGCCATTTTTCGCCAACGTCGAAATCGAGAAACTGCAAAAGATGCAGGTCGCTTTCTTCACCATCGCACTCGGTGGCGAAGAACCGAAAAAGATGACTTCGCTGGCCGAAGTTCATCGTGGACGTGGGATTGAACGCCAGCATTTGACCCGATTCACCGAACTGCTGATCGAAACGCTGGAGGAGGTCGGGATCCCTGAAGATGCCGCCAAGAAAGTTTACGAGCGGATCGCCAAGTATTCCGGAGAAGTCCTGGGTGATTCGACGGTCGATGGATAG
- a CDS encoding PTS sugar transporter subunit IIA: protein MSNEDFDLASLAEFLHITPAEARKMAERGRVPGKKIAGQWRFFSAEIHSWFEDRIGVSDEQELAEVEKVLEIQSTKQIVDEFHIPDMMPESLVFVPLLARTKPKVIQLLCDSVAATGSLWDPEKMGDAIRKREDLHPTALENGVAMLHPRRPMTNIIGEAFIGLGVTTNGIAFGGPRGTLTDVFFLIGSTDEAVHLRVLARLSRLIQEPEFLDTLRSTDNSSDAHRCIIEFDERLD, encoded by the coding sequence ATGTCCAACGAAGATTTTGACCTCGCCTCGCTCGCCGAGTTCCTGCACATCACTCCGGCTGAAGCCCGTAAAATGGCCGAACGAGGACGTGTTCCGGGAAAGAAAATTGCAGGACAGTGGCGCTTCTTCAGCGCTGAAATCCACTCGTGGTTCGAAGATCGGATCGGAGTCTCGGACGAGCAGGAATTGGCGGAAGTAGAGAAAGTTCTTGAGATTCAGTCCACGAAGCAGATCGTCGATGAGTTTCATATTCCGGACATGATGCCGGAGAGCCTGGTTTTCGTTCCGCTGTTGGCTCGGACGAAACCGAAAGTCATCCAATTGTTGTGCGACAGCGTCGCGGCCACGGGCTCGTTGTGGGATCCCGAGAAAATGGGCGACGCGATTCGCAAACGTGAAGACCTGCATCCGACCGCGCTTGAAAATGGTGTGGCGATGCTGCACCCTCGTCGGCCCATGACCAACATCATTGGCGAAGCATTTATCGGGCTTGGGGTAACAACCAACGGAATCGCGTTCGGTGGCCCTCGCGGAACATTGACCGATGTGTTTTTTCTGATCGGGTCGACCGATGAAGCCGTGCACCTTCGCGTCCTGGCGAGGCTAAGTCGGCTGATTCAGGAACCGGAGTTTTTGGACACGCTCCGATCGACCGACAATTCGTCCGATGCCCATCGTTGCATCATTGAGTTTGACGAACGCCTGGATTGA